From a region of the Fischerella sp. JS2 genome:
- the urtC gene encoding urea ABC transporter permease subunit UrtC, giving the protein MRRKGRRLIFFEVGVVVAIALILILIMPVVLSSFRLNLLGRFLSLAIVALGIDLIWGYTGLLSLGHGIFFGLGGYAIAMHLKLQVPQGELPDFMGLYGVTELPWFWRPFYSFPVAVVAVVVIPAVLAGLLGYLVFRNRIKGVYFSILTQAATIVFFNFFNGQQKLFNGTNGLIDFTTLFGATVSDTKTQFVFYILTIFFLVATYALCRWLTSGRFGRLLIAIRDDESRVRFSGYNPTEFKVLVFAISGTIAGIAGAFYTLQSGSVSPRAMDIAFSIEMVIWVAVGGRATLVGAILGALLVNYARVFLSEQFYEIWLFFQGALFLIVVTVLPDGIVGWLRKQKISLLQRPSQIATYPSLEQDPEVQNERQNLGN; this is encoded by the coding sequence ATGAGAAGGAAGGGGAGAAGGTTAATTTTTTTTGAGGTGGGGGTGGTGGTGGCGATCGCACTCATCTTGATTTTGATTATGCCTGTAGTTTTGTCTAGCTTTCGGCTGAATTTGTTGGGACGATTTTTATCGCTAGCAATTGTGGCTCTAGGTATAGATTTAATTTGGGGTTATACGGGATTGTTGAGTTTGGGACATGGGATTTTCTTTGGCTTGGGTGGATATGCGATCGCAATGCACCTAAAGTTACAGGTTCCCCAAGGTGAGTTACCTGATTTTATGGGTTTGTACGGAGTAACGGAATTACCCTGGTTTTGGCGACCTTTTTATTCGTTTCCTGTTGCGGTTGTTGCTGTGGTAGTTATTCCCGCAGTCTTGGCGGGATTATTAGGATATTTAGTGTTTCGTAACCGCATCAAGGGAGTATATTTTTCGATTTTGACGCAAGCTGCGACAATTGTTTTTTTCAATTTCTTTAACGGTCAACAAAAACTATTTAATGGTACAAATGGGTTAATAGATTTTACGACTTTATTTGGGGCAACAGTTAGCGATACCAAAACGCAGTTTGTTTTCTACATTCTCACAATATTTTTTCTTGTTGCTACCTATGCTCTTTGTCGCTGGTTGACAAGTGGACGTTTTGGTCGGTTACTCATAGCAATTCGTGATGATGAAAGTCGGGTGCGTTTTTCTGGTTACAATCCTACAGAGTTTAAAGTGTTGGTTTTTGCTATTTCAGGAACAATAGCAGGAATTGCAGGAGCATTTTACACTTTGCAAAGTGGTTCTGTATCACCAAGAGCAATGGATATTGCCTTTTCGATTGAAATGGTAATTTGGGTTGCAGTGGGGGGACGCGCTACTTTAGTAGGAGCAATATTAGGCGCTTTACTTGTTAATTATGCTCGTGTTTTTTTAAGTGAACAATTTTATGAAATTTGGCTATTTTTCCAAGGAGCGCTATTTTTAATAGTCGTCACAGTCCTACCAGATGGCATAGTTGGATGGTTGCGTAAGCAAAAAATTTCTCTTTTACAACGTCCTTCTCAAATTGCCACTTATCCCAGCTTAGAACAAGACCCCGAAGTGCAGAATGAACGCCAAAATCTTGGAAACTGA
- a CDS encoding DNA-binding protein, translating to MLQAHRFYINFKKECNKWIDKTQVYKLISNPKSRYMLQLWEPKQRSGSNIQNSKSYYLPSTVFYLCLTYFLMAGLVSCSNFSFSGINALGANVTPIRELRSQPDSNITVYIQGKVEKIAPLLQRRAYLVKDDTGKIWAITNQTNLLVGDQVVIKGQIRYRSIPIAGKEYGEVYLEEK from the coding sequence ATGCTACAAGCACATAGATTTTACATTAATTTCAAAAAAGAATGTAATAAATGGATTGACAAAACTCAGGTTTACAAATTGATTTCCAATCCAAAGTCACGCTACATGCTACAACTTTGGGAACCGAAGCAACGCAGTGGTTCTAATATCCAAAATTCAAAATCTTATTACCTTCCTTCCACAGTTTTTTATTTGTGCTTAACTTACTTTCTCATGGCGGGATTAGTAAGTTGTAGTAATTTCAGCTTTTCTGGGATCAACGCTCTTGGTGCAAATGTGACTCCAATTCGAGAACTGCGATCGCAACCAGATAGCAATATAACAGTATACATCCAAGGCAAGGTTGAAAAAATTGCTCCCCTCTTGCAACGACGAGCATATCTAGTAAAAGACGATACTGGTAAAATTTGGGCTATAACTAATCAAACTAATTTACTAGTTGGAGATCAAGTAGTCATTAAAGGTCAAATTCGCTACCGAAGCATTCCGATTGCAGGCAAAGAATATGGGGAAGTGTATTTAGAAGAAAAGTAA
- a CDS encoding NUDIX hydrolase: protein MSKQPMHVAIAILYQKDKFLMQLRDNIPNILYPGYWGLFGGHIELGETPDVAVKREILEEIGYNLPPTVSEFGCYDDNSVVRHVFQAPLLVELNQLVLNEGWDMGLVTPDEIHQGQCYSKIAREVRPLGPVHQRILLDFIGHRMVNG, encoded by the coding sequence ATGAGTAAGCAACCAATGCATGTAGCGATCGCGATTCTCTACCAAAAAGACAAATTTCTCATGCAACTGCGCGATAACATCCCCAATATTCTCTACCCTGGTTACTGGGGACTGTTTGGCGGACATATCGAACTTGGTGAAACCCCAGACGTAGCAGTGAAGCGAGAAATTTTAGAAGAAATTGGCTACAATCTACCACCAACAGTGTCTGAGTTTGGTTGTTACGACGATAACTCTGTTGTACGTCATGTTTTCCAAGCACCACTATTAGTGGAATTAAATCAACTTGTTCTCAATGAAGGTTGGGATATGGGTTTAGTAACACCGGATGAAATTCACCAAGGACAATGTTATTCCAAAATCGCAAGGGAAGTCCGTCCTCTTGGACCAGTGCATCAGCGAATTTTGTTAGATTTTATAGGACATAGAATGGTTAATGGTTAG
- the urtB gene encoding urea ABC transporter permease subunit UrtB yields the protein MLAGFLDAIFNGISIGAVLLIAALGLAIVFGLMGVINMAHGELMMLGAYTTFVVQNVSKQFGGLWFESYIFFALIFAFLLTAIVGLILERGVVRYLYNRPLETLLATWGVSLILQQFVRSVNWVLVISIVLFCLLFFGGLWVLNSRTNFGRVRNWIMTVILLLSLGVTMAVSNFLSATYKLAVTQPWFGAQNVDVTAPSWLRGGMSLGGVQLPFARLFIIALTVICVVGIYLFLQRSNWGLRIRAVTQNRSMSACLGIPTQKVDAMTFALGSGLAGVAGCAISLLGSVGPNTGQNYIIDTFMVVVVGGVGNLVGSIVAALAIGTVNFLIGSGTLALLLTPVQPLADLFTFFATTSMARVMVFALIIAFLQWKPASIFPQKGRTVDV from the coding sequence GTGCTAGCAGGATTTTTAGATGCCATATTTAATGGCATTAGTATCGGTGCTGTATTGCTAATTGCAGCGCTAGGTCTTGCCATTGTTTTTGGACTGATGGGTGTCATTAATATGGCACATGGCGAGTTGATGATGTTGGGAGCATACACAACATTTGTGGTGCAAAATGTTAGTAAACAATTCGGTGGATTATGGTTTGAAAGTTATATATTTTTTGCTCTGATTTTTGCTTTTTTACTAACAGCAATCGTGGGATTAATTCTAGAACGAGGTGTAGTGCGTTATCTCTACAATCGTCCCCTAGAAACTCTGTTGGCAACTTGGGGTGTAAGTTTAATTTTGCAACAGTTTGTTCGCAGCGTAAATTGGGTTTTAGTAATTAGCATTGTTCTGTTTTGTTTATTATTTTTTGGTGGTTTATGGGTTTTGAATTCCCGCACCAACTTTGGACGAGTGCGGAATTGGATTATGACTGTAATCTTGTTACTTTCTTTAGGGGTGACAATGGCAGTCAGTAATTTTTTAAGTGCAACTTATAAATTAGCTGTTACTCAACCTTGGTTTGGCGCTCAAAATGTCGATGTGACTGCACCCAGTTGGTTACGAGGAGGTATGTCTTTGGGTGGTGTGCAGTTGCCTTTTGCTAGGTTATTTATTATTGCTTTGACTGTGATTTGTGTGGTGGGTATTTACCTATTTTTGCAGCGTTCTAATTGGGGATTAAGGATTCGCGCCGTCACCCAAAATCGCAGTATGAGTGCTTGTTTGGGTATTCCAACCCAAAAAGTTGATGCGATGACTTTTGCGCTGGGTTCGGGATTAGCTGGTGTAGCTGGATGTGCGATTAGTTTACTCGGTTCTGTGGGGCCAAATACAGGGCAAAACTACATTATTGATACTTTTATGGTTGTGGTTGTAGGTGGTGTGGGAAACCTAGTAGGTAGTATTGTGGCAGCGTTGGCAATTGGGACGGTAAATTTTTTGATTGGTTCTGGGACTTTGGCTTTGTTGTTGACTCCTGTTCAGCCTTTGGCAGATTTGTTTACGTTTTTTGCGACGACGAGTATGGCGAGGGTGATGGTGTTTGCGTTGATTATTGCATTTTTACAGTGGAAGCCTGCTAGTATTTTTCCACAGAAGGGTCGTACTGTTGATGTTTAG
- a CDS encoding DUF4327 family protein has protein sequence MVNTAVIYNIEYIREKALQLVNQGLIQRNQTIYVLCKYIPYRDWLFVELELERNEFLLRDCIIDLLSREKWSEG, from the coding sequence ATGGTAAATACAGCTGTTATATACAATATAGAGTATATTAGGGAAAAAGCGCTTCAGCTTGTTAACCAGGGACTAATTCAACGTAACCAAACTATTTACGTGTTATGTAAATATATTCCTTACCGTGATTGGTTATTTGTAGAGCTTGAGTTGGAAAGAAACGAATTTTTGCTCAGAGACTGCATCATTGATTTGCTAAGTCGTGAAAAGTGGTCAGAAGGCTAA
- the urtA gene encoding urea ABC transporter substrate-binding protein — translation MRRRKFIVYGSASLGGSLVLKGCVNNSSNNTAENPASGTSPAASPVSAADGNTIKVGILHSLSGTMAISEKSVVDAEKLAIKEINAAGGVLGKKIEAIVEDGASNWDTFREKATKLIDQDKVAVVFGCWTSASRKNVKPVFESKNHMLWYPVQYEGQECSNSIFYTGAAPNQQIEPAVDWLLKNKGKEFFLVGSDYVFPRTANTIIKAQLQAQGGKTVGEDYLPLGNTEVTPIITKIKQTLPNGGVIFNTLNGDSNVAFFKQLQGAGLTPDKYPSMSVSIAEEEVKAIGVDYLKGHYAAWNYFMTVDTPENKKFVEAFKKEYGNERVTNDPMEAAYIGVYLWKQAVEKAKSTDIAKVRTAAYGQTLNAPEGKVTMEANHHISKIVRIGEVRDDGLFNIVYATPTPVEPIPWNQFVKETKGYGCDWSDPNKGGKYKV, via the coding sequence ATGAGACGGCGTAAGTTTATAGTCTACGGTTCCGCCTCCTTGGGAGGAAGTTTAGTATTAAAGGGTTGTGTCAACAATTCTTCAAATAATACCGCAGAAAATCCAGCTTCAGGCACATCACCTGCGGCTTCTCCTGTCAGTGCTGCTGATGGAAACACAATAAAAGTAGGAATTTTACATTCCTTAAGCGGCACAATGGCTATCAGTGAAAAAAGCGTTGTTGATGCTGAAAAGCTAGCAATTAAAGAAATAAACGCTGCTGGAGGAGTCTTAGGCAAGAAAATAGAAGCAATTGTCGAAGATGGTGCTTCCAACTGGGATACTTTTAGGGAAAAAGCCACCAAACTAATTGATCAAGATAAAGTTGCTGTCGTTTTTGGTTGTTGGACTTCTGCTAGCCGCAAGAATGTCAAGCCGGTATTTGAAAGCAAAAATCATATGCTTTGGTATCCGGTGCAGTACGAAGGTCAAGAATGTTCTAATAGTATTTTCTACACTGGTGCTGCTCCCAATCAACAAATAGAACCTGCTGTTGATTGGCTACTTAAAAATAAAGGCAAAGAATTCTTCTTGGTAGGTTCCGACTACGTTTTTCCCCGCACAGCTAATACAATTATTAAGGCGCAATTGCAAGCTCAAGGTGGTAAGACAGTCGGCGAAGATTACCTACCGTTGGGTAACACAGAAGTGACGCCAATTATTACTAAAATTAAACAAACTTTACCTAACGGTGGCGTAATTTTCAATACTCTGAATGGAGATAGCAACGTCGCTTTCTTCAAACAACTGCAAGGTGCAGGATTGACACCTGATAAATATCCCAGCATGTCTGTAAGTATTGCTGAAGAAGAAGTCAAAGCGATCGGTGTTGATTACCTTAAAGGACACTACGCTGCTTGGAACTACTTCATGACAGTTGATACTCCAGAAAATAAGAAATTTGTCGAAGCTTTTAAAAAAGAATATGGTAATGAGCGAGTCACAAATGACCCCATGGAAGCAGCATATATCGGAGTTTATTTATGGAAACAAGCAGTAGAAAAAGCCAAGTCTACTGATATCGCAAAAGTACGCACCGCAGCCTACGGTCAAACCCTAAATGCACCCGAAGGCAAAGTCACAATGGAAGCAAATCATCACATATCTAAAATTGTGCGGATTGGTGAAGTAAGAGATGATGGTTTGTTTAATATTGTCTATGCTACTCCTACACCAGTTGAGCCAATTCCTTGGAATCAATTTGTGAAAGAAACTAAGGGATATGGTTGTGATTGGTCAGATCCGAATAAAGGTGGTAAATACAAGGTTTAA
- the folD gene encoding bifunctional methylenetetrahydrofolate dehydrogenase/methenyltetrahydrofolate cyclohydrolase FolD — protein METNTAKLLDGKALATKIQQELSATITRLQPHIERPPGLAVLMVGDNPASAAYVRGKERACAKIGMASFGKHFPTQTTQAELEEVIHYLNQDERVDGILVQLPLPNHLDAISLLHQIDPDKDADGLHPVNLGKLVRGEPGLRSCTPAGVMRLLQEYEISLRSKQAVVVGRSILVGKPLALMLLEADATVTIAHSRSQDLPAITKNADILIAAVGRPEIITAEMVKPGAVVVDVGINRVTDDSGNSRLVGDVQFESVAHVAEFLTPVPGGVGPMTVAMLLQNTVNSYSQRLKTKE, from the coding sequence ATGGAAACAAACACTGCTAAACTGCTTGATGGTAAAGCCCTAGCTACAAAAATTCAGCAAGAATTGTCTGCTACTATTACCAGATTACAACCCCACATAGAACGCCCGCCTGGTTTAGCAGTACTAATGGTGGGAGATAACCCAGCCTCTGCTGCCTATGTGCGCGGGAAAGAAAGAGCCTGTGCAAAAATCGGTATGGCTTCTTTTGGTAAGCATTTTCCCACACAAACCACTCAAGCCGAACTAGAAGAAGTTATTCATTACCTTAACCAAGATGAACGGGTAGATGGTATTCTCGTGCAATTGCCCCTACCCAATCATCTAGATGCTATTTCTTTATTACACCAAATTGATCCCGATAAAGACGCCGATGGATTACACCCAGTAAATTTAGGAAAATTAGTGCGGGGTGAACCTGGTTTGCGTAGCTGTACACCAGCAGGAGTTATGCGTCTGTTGCAAGAATATGAAATTTCCTTGCGCTCTAAACAAGCGGTAGTGGTAGGACGTAGTATTTTGGTGGGTAAACCATTGGCATTGATGCTCTTAGAGGCTGATGCAACAGTGACAATTGCCCATTCGCGATCACAGGATCTCCCAGCGATAACCAAAAACGCTGATATTTTAATAGCGGCTGTTGGTCGTCCAGAAATAATTACGGCCGAGATGGTTAAACCAGGCGCTGTTGTGGTAGATGTGGGGATAAATCGTGTCACCGATGACAGTGGCAACAGCCGCTTAGTCGGAGATGTCCAATTTGAATCAGTTGCCCATGTGGCAGAATTCCTCACCCCAGTACCTGGCGGTGTTGGCCCTATGACTGTAGCTATGTTGTTGCAAAATACAGTGAATAGCTATAGCCAACGCTTGAAAACTAAAGAGTGA
- the urtD gene encoding urea ABC transporter ATP-binding protein UrtD, with translation MNAKILETENLTVTFDGFQALNQLNFSMDVGELRVVIGPNGAGKTTFLDVLTGKVQPTKGRVLFKGKNLRFLKEHQIARLGIGRKFQTPRIYLNLTPRENLELTSNRNKNVFSTLFARPSTAEKNSIKGLLETIGLRNKTDTPAGLLSHGEKQRLEIGMLVAQSPDLLLVDEPVAGLTDEETYNVGELLLALAQNHSILVIEHDMEFVRQIARKVTVLHQGSVLCEGSIEEVQNDPRVIEVYLGQPQDG, from the coding sequence ATGAACGCCAAAATCTTGGAAACTGAAAACCTCACTGTTACTTTTGATGGGTTTCAGGCATTAAATCAGTTGAACTTTAGCATGGATGTGGGAGAATTACGAGTAGTAATTGGCCCAAATGGTGCTGGTAAAACAACATTTCTCGATGTACTCACAGGTAAAGTCCAACCAACAAAAGGACGAGTTTTATTTAAAGGTAAAAATCTCCGTTTCCTTAAAGAACATCAAATTGCGCGTTTAGGAATTGGTCGCAAATTCCAAACTCCTCGAATATACCTTAATTTAACACCTCGCGAAAATCTAGAACTGACTAGTAATCGTAATAAAAATGTATTTTCTACTTTGTTTGCTCGTCCTAGTACTGCTGAAAAAAATAGCATTAAAGGATTACTAGAAACAATTGGTTTAAGGAATAAGACAGATACTCCAGCAGGTTTACTTTCTCACGGCGAAAAGCAACGTTTAGAAATTGGGATGTTGGTAGCACAGTCTCCTGATTTATTACTTGTTGATGAACCTGTGGCTGGGTTAACTGATGAAGAAACTTATAATGTCGGAGAATTGCTTTTAGCGTTAGCACAGAATCATTCAATTTTAGTGATTGAACATGATATGGAGTTTGTGCGCCAAATAGCCAGAAAAGTTACAGTTCTCCATCAAGGTTCAGTGTTGTGTGAAGGTAGTATCGAAGAAGTGCAAAACGATCCCCGCGTGATTGAAGTTTATTTGGGACAACCGCAAGATGGATGA
- a CDS encoding fasciclin domain-containing protein, producing MRSLSGWSLTSSALVALGVSATTATPMMISAPVLAQVTTPTPTPTVPNSTPAVPNATPAPATTAPSFADVPADYWAVPFIQALAARNVIVGYPDGTYKPDQPVTRAELAAMFQKAFTLNPVRQLPAEGFRDVPANYWAAPAIRAAYEAGFLSGYPNNLFGPNQTVSKADAITAVASGLNLTPSGSVEQTLANTYVDAGQIPSYAVNQVAAATQANLVVNYPDVRTLNPQGGLTRADAAALLYQALVRLGQVQPLPSNVAAANYIVGGTPQTTGDIVSIAEASGSFNTLTSLLRTAGLADALKQPGPYTIFAPTDQAFAALPPDVLQQLQQPENRETLIKILRYHVVSGDLPADKLTSGEVKTLEDEAVNVKVDTANNQIAVNNASVIQPNVKATNGVIHVINQVLIPPELAQGEQKEGEGAAARVKRNYIAVAGNIGLGGNTALGSGNFAVTSKFGLTNNFSVRPGAVIGDDTVFLVPITYDFAFRPTDIGGSDAVISPYLGAGVAIGTGDDTDFGLLLTGGVDYPLSSQFMVTGAVNATFVDDTDVGIMLGIGYRF from the coding sequence ATGCGTAGTTTATCTGGTTGGTCATTAACAAGTAGCGCGTTAGTAGCTTTGGGAGTCTCGGCTACTACAGCTACTCCAATGATGATTTCCGCTCCTGTATTAGCTCAGGTTACAACCCCAACTCCAACGCCTACAGTCCCAAATTCGACACCTGCGGTTCCAAATGCGACACCTGCACCAGCTACTACGGCTCCTAGCTTTGCTGATGTGCCAGCAGATTATTGGGCAGTGCCATTTATTCAAGCCTTAGCTGCAAGAAATGTAATTGTTGGTTATCCGGATGGTACATACAAACCAGACCAACCTGTAACCCGCGCTGAACTGGCTGCCATGTTCCAGAAAGCTTTTACGCTCAATCCAGTGAGGCAGCTACCAGCAGAAGGCTTTCGAGATGTGCCTGCTAACTATTGGGCAGCACCTGCAATTAGGGCTGCTTATGAAGCTGGATTTTTGTCAGGTTATCCCAATAACTTGTTTGGGCCGAATCAAACGGTTTCCAAAGCAGATGCAATTACTGCTGTAGCCAGTGGACTCAATTTAACTCCCAGTGGTTCTGTAGAACAAACTCTTGCTAACACCTACGTAGATGCTGGGCAGATCCCGTCCTATGCTGTTAATCAAGTGGCAGCAGCAACCCAAGCTAATCTTGTCGTCAACTATCCTGATGTGAGAACGCTCAATCCACAAGGAGGCTTAACGCGGGCGGATGCGGCTGCACTTTTGTATCAAGCTTTGGTGAGACTTGGACAGGTGCAACCATTACCTAGCAATGTGGCGGCGGCAAATTATATTGTAGGTGGTACTCCTCAAACTACAGGTGATATTGTTTCTATAGCTGAAGCTAGTGGTAGTTTCAATACTCTGACTTCTTTGCTGAGGACAGCAGGTTTAGCAGATGCTTTGAAACAGCCAGGTCCATATACAATTTTTGCCCCAACAGACCAAGCATTTGCAGCTTTACCTCCAGATGTTCTACAGCAGTTACAGCAACCAGAAAACAGAGAAACATTAATCAAGATTTTGAGATACCACGTAGTTTCTGGTGATCTACCTGCTGACAAGCTGACATCTGGTGAAGTAAAAACTTTGGAGGATGAAGCAGTAAATGTAAAAGTTGATACTGCAAATAATCAGATTGCAGTCAACAATGCAAGTGTTATTCAACCGAATGTTAAAGCTACCAATGGTGTTATTCACGTCATCAACCAAGTTTTGATTCCTCCAGAATTGGCACAAGGTGAGCAAAAAGAAGGTGAAGGTGCTGCTGCTAGAGTGAAAAGAAACTATATTGCTGTTGCTGGTAACATTGGTTTAGGTGGTAATACGGCTCTTGGCAGTGGTAACTTTGCAGTAACTAGCAAATTTGGTCTCACAAACAATTTCTCAGTACGACCAGGGGCAGTAATTGGGGATGATACTGTCTTTCTAGTTCCCATTACCTATGACTTTGCTTTCCGACCAACTGATATAGGTGGAAGTGATGCTGTTATATCTCCTTATCTGGGTGCTGGTGTAGCTATTGGTACTGGTGATGACACTGATTTTGGTTTACTACTCACTGGTGGAGTAGATTATCCCTTATCTTCCCAATTTATGGTGACAGGTGCTGTAAATGCTACTTTTGTAGATGATACAGATGTAGGGATTATGTTAGGAATCGGTTATAGATTCTAA
- the urtE gene encoding urea ABC transporter ATP-binding subunit UrtE, which translates to MLQISNLDVYYGESHILRNVDLNVPNGQMVCLIGRNGVGKTTLLKTIVGLLKPRSGTITLAETIINSKSPDQRAKMGIGYVPQGREIIPRLTVKENLLLGLEARKKPAKNQEIPEEILTLFPVLKTMLSRMGGDLSGGQQQQLAIARALMGQPQLLLLDEPTEGIQPSIILEIEAAIRRIVATTGISVLLVEQHLHFVRQADYYYAMQKGGIVASGSTSELSQEVIQRFLAV; encoded by the coding sequence ATGTTGCAAATATCTAATCTTGATGTTTACTACGGCGAAAGTCATATTCTTCGTAATGTCGATTTAAATGTTCCAAATGGACAAATGGTTTGTCTCATCGGACGCAATGGTGTAGGGAAAACTACTCTCCTCAAAACAATTGTAGGTTTACTCAAACCTCGTAGTGGTACAATTACCTTGGCTGAAACAATAATAAATTCCAAATCTCCCGACCAAAGAGCAAAAATGGGAATTGGTTATGTCCCCCAAGGACGAGAAATTATACCACGTTTGACGGTCAAGGAAAATCTGTTATTGGGTTTAGAAGCGAGAAAAAAGCCAGCGAAAAATCAAGAAATTCCCGAAGAAATTTTGACGCTATTTCCAGTTTTGAAAACAATGCTTTCCCGTATGGGTGGTGATTTAAGTGGGGGACAACAACAACAATTAGCGATCGCTCGTGCTTTAATGGGACAACCTCAATTACTTTTATTAGACGAACCCACAGAAGGAATTCAACCCTCGATTATTCTCGAAATTGAAGCCGCAATCCGCCGTATTGTTGCCACTACAGGTATTTCTGTTTTATTAGTAGAACAACACCTACACTTTGTCCGCCAAGCCGATTACTATTACGCTATGCAAAAAGGTGGTATTGTCGCCTCTGGTTCTACCAGCGAACTAAGTCAGGAAGTGATTCAAAGGTTTTTGGCTGTCTGA
- a CDS encoding AI-2E family transporter, protein MSANQLPRWLTLALAFPLLILNAWVLLQVINYFQPLVSIVVAAILLAFILDYPIRFLQGRGVQRNLAIAGVLLLAVLILVAVGITLVPLIIQQLNELANILPTWIDSGSQQLQALQNWATTEQLPVNLSGLIPQFLDRISNQIQNFTGRILGFALDTIGSLVNVLLTVVLTFYLVLNGEHLWDGMFLWFPSRVGLQVRHSLREDFQNYFIGQVTLATILASGITLAFLALRVPLSLLFGLVIGFFALFPFGTGIGITIVSSLVALSNFWLGVEVLIVAVAIDQFNYNFVAPRILSNLTGLNPVWVVISLLIGAKLGGLLGLLVAIPLASFIKSVGDNWREGKFSTATDEDVKYSSEIQTAKNL, encoded by the coding sequence ATGTCAGCAAATCAACTTCCGCGATGGTTAACCTTAGCTTTAGCATTTCCTTTGCTCATCTTAAATGCTTGGGTATTGCTTCAGGTAATTAATTATTTTCAACCGTTGGTCAGCATTGTTGTCGCTGCTATTTTATTAGCTTTTATTCTGGATTATCCAATCCGATTTCTGCAAGGAAGAGGAGTACAACGTAATCTTGCCATTGCCGGAGTACTTCTTTTGGCTGTACTAATATTGGTAGCTGTAGGTATTACTTTAGTACCACTCATCATACAACAACTCAATGAACTTGCTAATATTTTACCCACATGGATAGATTCGGGTAGCCAACAACTACAAGCTTTACAAAATTGGGCAACAACTGAACAACTACCAGTTAATTTAAGTGGTTTAATACCCCAATTTCTCGATAGAATATCCAATCAAATTCAAAATTTTACGGGTAGGATATTAGGCTTTGCTTTAGATACTATTGGTAGCTTAGTTAATGTTCTGCTAACAGTGGTACTAACTTTCTATTTAGTTTTAAATGGAGAACACCTGTGGGATGGCATGTTTTTGTGGTTTCCATCTCGTGTCGGCTTACAAGTGCGTCACTCATTACGGGAAGATTTTCAAAATTACTTTATAGGTCAGGTGACATTAGCTACTATTTTGGCATCAGGTATTACCCTAGCTTTTTTGGCGCTGCGAGTTCCTTTGAGTCTACTTTTTGGATTGGTAATTGGTTTTTTTGCTTTGTTCCCTTTTGGAACAGGAATAGGTATTACTATAGTAAGTTCTTTAGTGGCATTAAGTAATTTTTGGTTAGGAGTAGAAGTTTTAATTGTAGCAGTAGCGATCGACCAATTTAACTACAATTTTGTTGCTCCTCGCATTCTGAGTAACTTAACTGGTTTGAACCCTGTTTGGGTAGTAATTTCTTTATTAATAGGTGCAAAATTAGGAGGATTACTAGGACTTTTAGTTGCTATTCCTTTAGCAAGCTTTATCAAAAGTGTTGGCGATAATTGGCGTGAAGGAAAATTCAGTACTGCAACCGATGAAGATGTTAAATACAGTTCCGAAATTCAGACAGCCAAAAACCTTTGA